The Deinococcus wulumuqiensis R12 genome has a window encoding:
- a CDS encoding GNAT family N-acetyltransferase: protein MSDTTLTTRLATAQDKPNVTRVFSEAGLDTDATLEGGTTYWIMERNGEAVGAVGLEHGDGVSLLRGAAVAPSARGLGLGRQLVISAVEYARGRGDRAIYMFSKGGKWESFGFTQIPLAVVMGDIPDAPQIQAYRARGERPGGSTWMRDLTQ, encoded by the coding sequence ATGTCCGATACCACCCTGACCACCCGTCTCGCCACTGCCCAGGACAAGCCCAACGTGACCCGCGTATTTTCCGAAGCGGGACTGGACACCGACGCCACGCTGGAAGGCGGCACGACCTACTGGATCATGGAGCGCAACGGCGAAGCGGTCGGTGCGGTGGGCCTGGAACATGGCGACGGGGTGAGCCTGCTGCGCGGCGCGGCGGTGGCGCCCTCGGCGCGGGGGCTGGGCCTCGGGCGGCAACTGGTCATCAGCGCGGTGGAGTATGCGCGGGGGCGCGGCGACCGGGCCATCTACATGTTTTCCAAGGGGGGCAAATGGGAATCTTTCGGCTTCACCCAGATTCCGCTGGCGGTGGTCATGGGCGACATCCCCGACGCGCCGCAGATTCAGGCGTACCGGGCGCGGGGCGAGCGGCCCGGCGGCAGCACCTGGATGCGCGACCTGACCCAGTAG
- the carA gene encoding glutamine-hydrolyzing carbamoyl-phosphate synthase small subunit yields MIRKERAILALEDGTVYRGYAFGYRGETVGEVVFNTSMTGYQEIMTDPSYNGQIVTITYPHVGNYGVAIYDMESNKPYVRGFISREFSGEYSNFRAQQSLEAFMQQYGVVSIQGIDTRALVRRLRSGGVVKGVIAHRSFTHPEDAYGEFTPAEEQIYVQRARDHQDIDGHDMTKEVTTALPYAFPTLRQGKRVVLMDFGIKHTIIERLAEVGIEPIVVPAHTTPAQIMALQPHGLFLSNGPGDPAPLEYAHKTAWEMMGLLPTFGICLGHQILGLAAGGQTFKMKFGHRGGNQPVKNLLTGNVEITSQNHGYAVDLESIPGGAFVATHVNLNDGTLEGMAHSRYPVFSVQYHPEASPGPHDSRYLFDRFIEEIDAFDGGNGTPIIKANSGRLGV; encoded by the coding sequence ATGATTCGCAAAGAACGCGCCATCCTGGCTCTGGAAGACGGCACCGTGTACCGTGGCTACGCTTTCGGCTACCGGGGCGAGACCGTCGGTGAAGTGGTGTTCAACACCTCCATGACCGGCTACCAGGAAATCATGACCGATCCCTCGTACAACGGGCAGATCGTGACCATCACCTACCCCCATGTCGGCAACTACGGCGTCGCCATCTACGACATGGAAAGCAACAAGCCCTACGTGCGCGGCTTCATTTCCCGCGAGTTCAGCGGCGAATACTCCAATTTCCGGGCGCAGCAGTCGCTCGAAGCGTTCATGCAGCAGTACGGCGTCGTGTCCATTCAGGGCATCGACACCCGCGCCCTGGTGCGGCGCTTGCGTTCAGGCGGCGTGGTCAAGGGCGTGATCGCCCACCGCAGCTTCACCCACCCCGAGGACGCTTACGGCGAGTTCACCCCCGCCGAGGAGCAGATCTACGTCCAGCGTGCCCGCGACCACCAGGACATCGACGGGCACGACATGACCAAAGAAGTCACCACCGCGCTTCCTTACGCCTTTCCGACCTTGCGCCAGGGCAAGCGCGTGGTGCTGATGGATTTCGGCATCAAGCACACCATCATCGAGCGGCTGGCCGAAGTGGGCATCGAACCCATCGTGGTGCCTGCGCATACCACCCCGGCGCAGATCATGGCGCTGCAACCGCACGGCCTCTTCCTCAGCAACGGCCCCGGCGACCCCGCCCCCCTGGAGTACGCCCACAAGACCGCGTGGGAGATGATGGGCCTGCTGCCCACGTTCGGCATCTGCCTGGGCCACCAGATTCTGGGCCTCGCGGCGGGCGGTCAGACCTTCAAGATGAAGTTCGGGCACCGGGGCGGCAACCAGCCGGTCAAGAACCTGCTGACCGGCAACGTGGAAATCACCAGCCAGAACCACGGCTACGCGGTGGACCTCGAAAGCATTCCAGGCGGCGCTTTCGTCGCCACCCACGTCAACCTCAACGACGGCACCCTGGAAGGCATGGCGCACAGCCGCTACCCGGTGTTCAGCGTGCAGTACCACCCCGAGGCCAGCCCCGGTCCCCACGACAGCCGTTACCTGTTCGACCGCTTCATTGAGGAAATCGACGCCTTCGATGGAGGCAACGGTACCCCCATTATTAAGGCCAATTCTGGGCGTTTGGGGGTTTGA
- a CDS encoding HIT family protein, protein MKFEVQLGGTLLQKREQEWAHYLAQPQENPLIPDKAGRLRGENQRFTLQNDLCVYSQLEPQYAEGLLHSGVIVTRRPCETVFDLTPEEAAAVHALLHEVRAHLDATVRPDGYTVGWNVYPAGGQHIPHVHLHVVPRWNTDAAAGAGLRYFLKTVAQASERPS, encoded by the coding sequence ATGAAATTTGAAGTCCAACTGGGCGGCACGCTGCTGCAAAAGCGCGAGCAGGAGTGGGCGCATTACCTCGCCCAGCCGCAGGAAAATCCACTGATTCCCGACAAGGCTGGCCGCCTGCGGGGCGAAAATCAACGCTTCACTTTGCAAAATGACCTCTGCGTCTACAGCCAGCTTGAGCCGCAATACGCCGAGGGCTTACTTCACTCCGGCGTGATCGTCACCAGGCGGCCCTGTGAAACGGTTTTCGACCTGACGCCCGAGGAAGCCGCCGCCGTTCACGCCCTGCTGCACGAAGTCCGTGCCCATCTGGACGCCACCGTTCGGCCCGACGGCTACACGGTGGGCTGGAATGTCTACCCGGCGGGCGGGCAGCACATCCCGCACGTTCACCTGCACGTCGTTCCGCGCTGGAATACGGACGCGGCGGCAGGTGCGGGCCTGCGGTATTTCCTGAAAACCGTCGCCCAGGCCAGCGAACGACCAAGTTAA
- a CDS encoding GNAT family N-acetyltransferase has product MTLSDKHIRLLQAGPDDFSTITALLEASGLYTSSVTSEGSTYWIAFLDGHPGGCIGLEHGRGASLIRSTAVLPEFRSHGLGRALVLSALTHASLRGDHTVYLFSSEAGDYWKRFGFVPSTAAEIEAAIPEAPQVKSGMCKGWIQEEQVWKRELLQVGAQG; this is encoded by the coding sequence TTGACCCTCTCCGACAAACACATCCGCCTTCTTCAGGCTGGCCCGGACGACTTTTCCACCATCACGGCGCTGCTGGAAGCGTCCGGCCTATACACCAGCAGCGTGACCTCAGAAGGTTCGACCTACTGGATTGCTTTTCTCGACGGCCACCCCGGCGGCTGCATCGGTCTGGAACATGGACGCGGCGCGTCGCTGATTCGCTCGACGGCGGTGCTGCCCGAGTTCCGCAGCCACGGCCTGGGGCGGGCGCTGGTGCTCTCGGCCCTGACGCACGCGTCGCTGCGCGGCGACCACACCGTCTACCTGTTTTCCTCGGAAGCAGGCGATTACTGGAAACGCTTCGGCTTCGTGCCCAGCACGGCGGCAGAAATCGAAGCGGCCATTCCCGAGGCCCCGCAGGTCAAAAGCGGCATGTGCAAGGGCTGGATTCAGGAAGAACAGGTCTGGAAACGCGAGCTGCTTCAGGTGGGGGCGCAGGGGTGA
- a CDS encoding GNAT family N-acetyltransferase, translating into MTWTFHYPDGFAYRRVTPADLPAFLAVMQGAGMDARSAWHQTTISDLEQSLFGGPHSGGFLALSSGGEAVGCVGFRPDLHDPHTLTLNKLATLPQVRGHGVARHLVGEVEGVAAREGFRRVLLAVSQVNLSVQPFYEGLGYRPVDETYAFSSGKNGRPVVLAKAVTPAAARPHKEAQP; encoded by the coding sequence ATGACCTGGACGTTCCATTACCCCGACGGCTTCGCTTACCGCCGCGTGACCCCGGCCGACCTGCCCGCTTTCCTGGCGGTCATGCAGGGGGCGGGCATGGACGCGCGCTCGGCGTGGCACCAGACGACCATTTCCGACCTGGAGCAGTCGCTGTTCGGCGGGCCGCACTCCGGCGGCTTTCTGGCGCTGAGCAGCGGGGGAGAGGCCGTGGGCTGCGTCGGATTTCGCCCCGACCTGCACGACCCGCACACCCTGACCCTGAACAAGCTGGCGACCTTGCCGCAAGTGCGCGGGCACGGCGTGGCGCGGCATCTGGTGGGCGAGGTCGAAGGTGTGGCGGCGCGGGAAGGCTTTCGCCGGGTGCTGCTGGCGGTCAGTCAGGTGAACCTGAGCGTGCAGCCTTTCTACGAGGGGCTGGGCTACCGGCCCGTGGACGAAACCTACGCCTTCAGCAGCGGCAAGAACGGGCGGCCCGTGGTGCTGGCGAAAGCCGTCACCCCTGCGGCGGCGCGGCCCCACAAGGAGGCTCAACCATGA
- a CDS encoding DUF11 domain-containing protein encodes MRKLSSFFSVVAALALGAAGAQSSTTPSTAVTPAGTEIINKAEITFTPEPTPANPNPPSETVETPPVVTVVNPVPSFTITPNDGSADPTQPDYTQPGQTKEVKPCDKNVTFVYTLINTGNVNGESYTLTNTPDPTGAVKTPENVRFYRDTNGNGQLEQAEIDAGTTTTITGVAIGQSVQFFQVYDVPCTATSTDKFGGDPTGTRNDNPNFSNDPTLPRDANNSNTVTVNRQDGVVIGPKADPDGNGNPVTPAYTSPEGVAISPTANDSQIATVTTLPASGITVTFTNTLQNTGNRTDTFELTQTNTFPAGSTITFRDANGNALPDADGDGNPEVPNVPAGQTADIQVIVTLPAGVTPTQLAGQPAVVITTTSQNDPSKSDKTTDIIHVKVPGLSFGNPTPTPGGDPAPVGTPPAGVPGNPNTPLVPGNPETCTAPIRTYLPMEIANLGSQDDAFVVSGTAPVTVLNPDGTVNPTPVIVPVVYYRDVNGDGRLDAGDTALQGGNTGTIKPGEEVKLIAVVDVPCAAAKQTITLNQEAKSPTTGVSVKDPNDTITVGDNGGKPTVTKTVDKPTANPGETLTYTIIGKNSSNANVTKALVCDTVPTNTTFVSFTATTTASGTVVYSNDGGKTWSASASAPAAGSKVCAGVDTNNGGGVTETDLLKPGESINVTYQVKVN; translated from the coding sequence ATGCGCAAGCTCTCTTCTTTCTTCTCCGTCGTCGCTGCACTCGCGCTGGGTGCCGCTGGTGCTCAGTCCAGCACCACTCCCAGCACCGCCGTGACCCCCGCCGGCACCGAGATCATCAACAAGGCGGAAATCACCTTCACGCCCGAACCCACCCCGGCCAACCCCAACCCCCCCAGTGAGACGGTTGAAACGCCCCCCGTCGTCACGGTGGTCAACCCGGTTCCCAGCTTCACCATTACGCCCAACGACGGCAGCGCGGACCCCACCCAGCCTGACTACACCCAGCCCGGTCAGACCAAGGAAGTCAAGCCCTGCGACAAGAACGTGACCTTCGTCTACACGCTGATCAACACCGGCAACGTCAACGGCGAGTCCTACACCCTGACCAACACCCCTGATCCCACCGGCGCGGTCAAGACCCCCGAGAACGTCCGGTTCTACCGGGACACCAACGGCAACGGTCAGCTCGAGCAGGCCGAAATCGACGCGGGCACCACCACCACCATCACGGGCGTGGCCATCGGCCAGTCGGTCCAGTTCTTCCAGGTCTACGACGTGCCCTGCACCGCGACCAGCACCGACAAGTTCGGTGGCGATCCCACCGGCACCCGCAACGACAACCCCAACTTCAGCAACGATCCCACCCTGCCGCGTGACGCCAACAACTCCAACACCGTGACTGTCAACCGTCAGGACGGCGTCGTGATCGGGCCTAAGGCTGACCCGGACGGCAACGGCAACCCCGTGACCCCCGCTTACACCAGCCCCGAAGGCGTGGCGATCTCGCCCACCGCCAACGACAGCCAGATTGCCACCGTGACCACGCTGCCCGCGAGCGGCATCACCGTGACCTTCACCAACACGCTCCAGAACACCGGCAACCGCACGGATACCTTCGAGCTGACCCAGACCAACACCTTCCCGGCTGGCAGCACCATCACCTTCCGTGACGCGAACGGCAACGCTCTGCCCGATGCCGACGGCGACGGCAACCCCGAAGTGCCGAACGTGCCCGCCGGTCAGACCGCCGACATTCAGGTGATCGTGACCCTGCCTGCTGGCGTGACCCCCACCCAGCTCGCCGGTCAGCCCGCTGTGGTTATCACCACCACCAGCCAGAACGACCCGAGCAAGAGTGACAAGACCACCGATATCATCCACGTCAAGGTGCCCGGTCTGTCGTTCGGTAACCCCACCCCCACCCCCGGTGGTGACCCCGCCCCCGTCGGCACGCCCCCTGCTGGCGTTCCCGGTAACCCCAACACCCCCCTGGTCCCCGGCAACCCCGAGACCTGCACCGCGCCCATCCGCACCTACCTGCCGATGGAAATCGCCAACCTGGGCAGCCAGGACGACGCCTTCGTGGTCAGCGGCACCGCGCCTGTGACCGTCCTCAACCCCGACGGCACCGTCAACCCCACCCCCGTGATCGTGCCCGTGGTGTACTACCGCGACGTGAACGGCGACGGCAGGCTCGACGCCGGCGACACCGCGCTCCAGGGCGGCAACACCGGCACCATCAAGCCCGGTGAAGAAGTCAAGCTGATCGCTGTGGTCGACGTGCCCTGCGCGGCTGCCAAGCAGACCATCACCCTCAACCAGGAAGCCAAGTCGCCCACCACCGGCGTGTCGGTCAAGGACCCCAACGACACCATCACCGTCGGCGACAACGGCGGCAAGCCCACCGTGACCAAGACGGTCGACAAGCCCACCGCCAACCCCGGCGAGACGCTGACCTACACCATCATCGGCAAGAACTCCTCGAACGCCAACGTGACCAAGGCCCTGGTGTGCGACACCGTGCCCACCAACACTACGTTCGTGAGCTTCACCGCCACCACCACCGCCAGCGGCACCGTCGTGTACTCGAACGATGGCGGCAAAACTTGGAGCGCCAGCGCCAGTGCGCCCGCTGCGGGCAGCAAGGTGTGCGCGGGTGTGGACACCAACAACGGTGGAGGTGTCACCGAGACCGACCTCCTCAAGCCCGGCGAGTCCATCAACGTGACCTACCAGGTCAAGGTGAACTGA
- a CDS encoding N-acetyltransferase, which produces MTFLALDSIAIPDIHPQAPLSERKARLSDIDAIHELIGYWAARGLMLVRSKTLLAETIRDFHLVLAGAHEGHPGGLAGVCGLHLLAPDLAEVRGLAIHPAMQGRGLGKRLVEACEAEARAIDLPALFAWTYQQGFFEKCGFRRIEKTSLHPKVWSECQRCAFFENCNEIAMYRELTP; this is translated from the coding sequence GTGACCTTCCTCGCGCTCGATTCCATTGCCATTCCTGACATTCACCCGCAGGCGCCGCTGTCCGAGCGCAAGGCCAGACTGTCGGACATCGACGCCATCCACGAACTCATCGGGTACTGGGCCGCCCGGGGGCTGATGCTGGTGCGCTCCAAGACCCTGCTGGCCGAAACCATCCGTGACTTTCATCTGGTGCTGGCCGGGGCGCATGAGGGACACCCCGGCGGCCTGGCGGGGGTGTGCGGCCTGCATCTGCTGGCACCCGACCTCGCCGAAGTTCGCGGCCTCGCCATTCACCCCGCCATGCAGGGGCGCGGCCTGGGCAAGCGGCTCGTAGAGGCGTGTGAGGCCGAGGCGCGGGCCATCGATCTGCCCGCCCTGTTCGCCTGGACCTACCAGCAGGGTTTTTTCGAGAAGTGCGGCTTCCGGCGCATCGAAAAGACCAGCCTGCACCCCAAGGTGTGGTCCGAATGCCAGCGTTGCGCTTTTTTCGAGAACTGCAACGAAATCGCCATGTACCGGGAGCTGACGCCCTGA
- a CDS encoding GNAT family N-acetyltransferase: MTLLLRPATPADADAIAAHRYPDGEDAAARPAYATWVREALVSGDYLGLLAEMDFEVVAGAGLVLLNWGPGRHDPSPIRARLVNVWTHEHHRRKGLARQLTGELLAQARARGIGTVSLAHTGMSRPLYESLGFRAYPQEMLLKLEAT, translated from the coding sequence GTGACCTTGCTGCTGCGCCCCGCCACTCCTGCGGACGCCGACGCCATCGCCGCGCATCGGTATCCGGACGGAGAAGATGCGGCGGCTCGACCGGCCTATGCCACGTGGGTGCGGGAAGCGCTGGTCAGCGGCGATTATCTGGGCCTTCTGGCCGAAATGGATTTCGAGGTCGTGGCGGGCGCGGGCCTGGTGCTGCTGAACTGGGGGCCGGGTCGCCATGATCCCAGCCCCATCCGGGCGCGGCTGGTCAACGTCTGGACGCACGAACACCACAGGCGGAAGGGGCTGGCGCGGCAGCTGACCGGGGAATTACTGGCTCAGGCCAGGGCGCGGGGCATCGGGACCGTCTCGCTGGCCCATACCGGGATGAGCCGCCCGCTTTACGAGAGTCTGGGGTTTCGGGCGTATCCACAGGAGATGCTTTTGAAGTTGGAGGCCACATGA
- a CDS encoding argininosuccinate synthase, producing MSKEKIVLAYSGGLDTSIILKWLQTEKNYDVVCFTADLGQGDEVEEARVKALNTGAVAAYALDLREEFVRDYVFPMMRSSALYEGYYLLGTSIARPLIAKKMVEIAEKEGAVAISHGATGKGNDQVRFEMSAYALKPDIVTVAPWRDWDFQGRADLEAFAREHGIPVPTTKKDPWSMDANMLHISYEGGPLEDPWQEPPTHMFKLTVNPEDAPNEAEYVEIEYVNGDPVAIDGEQLSPAALLTKANEIAGRHGVGRIDLVENRFVGMKSRGVYETPGGTLLYHGRRAVESLTLDREVLHQRDALGPKYAELVYNGFWFAPEREALQVYMDHVAQSVTGTARLKLYKGNATVVGRKAPKSLYDKDLVSFEAGGDYNQHDAGAFIKLNALRMRVQARVEAKAGK from the coding sequence ATGAGTAAAGAAAAGATTGTGCTGGCGTACAGCGGCGGCCTCGACACCTCCATCATCCTCAAGTGGCTCCAGACCGAGAAAAATTACGACGTGGTGTGCTTCACCGCCGACCTCGGGCAGGGCGACGAGGTGGAAGAAGCCCGCGTCAAGGCGCTCAACACCGGCGCGGTGGCCGCCTACGCGCTGGACCTGCGCGAGGAATTCGTGCGCGACTACGTGTTCCCGATGATGCGCTCCTCCGCGCTGTACGAGGGCTATTACCTGCTGGGCACGTCCATCGCCCGGCCCCTGATTGCCAAGAAGATGGTCGAGATTGCCGAGAAGGAAGGCGCAGTCGCCATCTCGCACGGCGCGACCGGCAAGGGCAACGACCAGGTGCGCTTCGAGATGAGCGCGTATGCCCTCAAGCCCGACATCGTGACGGTGGCCCCCTGGCGCGACTGGGATTTCCAGGGCCGCGCCGACCTCGAGGCTTTTGCCCGTGAGCACGGCATTCCGGTGCCCACCACCAAGAAAGACCCCTGGAGCATGGACGCCAACATGCTGCACATTTCCTACGAGGGCGGCCCGCTGGAAGACCCCTGGCAGGAGCCCCCCACCCACATGTTCAAGCTGACGGTGAACCCCGAGGACGCGCCGAACGAGGCCGAGTACGTCGAAATCGAGTACGTGAACGGCGACCCGGTGGCGATTGACGGTGAGCAGCTCTCACCCGCCGCGCTGCTGACGAAGGCGAACGAAATCGCCGGGCGGCACGGCGTGGGCCGCATCGACCTCGTGGAAAACCGCTTCGTGGGCATGAAGTCGCGCGGCGTGTACGAAACCCCCGGCGGCACGCTGCTGTACCACGGCCGCCGCGCCGTCGAAAGCCTGACCCTGGACCGCGAAGTGCTGCACCAGCGCGACGCCCTGGGGCCGAAGTACGCCGAACTCGTCTACAACGGCTTCTGGTTCGCCCCCGAGCGCGAAGCCTTGCAGGTCTATATGGACCATGTGGCGCAGTCGGTCACGGGCACGGCCCGCCTGAAGCTGTACAAGGGCAACGCGACGGTGGTGGGCCGCAAGGCGCCGAAGAGCCTGTACGACAAGGACCTCGTGAGCTTCGAGGCGGGCGGCGACTACAACCAGCACGACGCGGGCGCCTTCATCAAGCTGAACGCCCTGCGGATGCGCGTGCAGGCGCGGGTCGAGGCCAAAGCCGGGAAGTGA
- the argH gene encoding argininosuccinate lyase, with protein sequence MTQKQETKLWGGRFAEATAELVELFNASVGFDQRLAEQDIRGSLAHVAMLGQQGILTAEEVTQIQGGLNAVLADIRAGNFEWRLDREDVHMNVEAALRDRIGPVAGKLHTARSRNDQVAVDFRLFTKEAALDLADLTRQLRAVMLAEAEKHLQDEVILPGYTHLQVAQPILLSHWFMAYVAMLERDEGRFRDAATRMDESPLGSSALAGTPWPLDRHATASALGFARPTANSLDGVGSRDFALEFLSACAILAAHLSRLSEELILYSTFEFGFITLPDSHTTGSSIMPQKKNPDVSELARGKAGRVFGNLMGLLTVVKGTPLAYNKDLQEDKEGVFDSYDTLSIVLRLYAEMMPKTVWHAEVTKAAAARGYSTATDVADYLARGGLPFREAHEVVGGLVGLASRSGRQLWELTDEELRSAHPLLSAEVAQKLTVEESVRSRQSYGGTAPERVKEAIEAAKRQMAEG encoded by the coding sequence ATGACTCAAAAACAGGAAACAAAACTCTGGGGCGGGCGCTTTGCGGAAGCCACCGCCGAACTCGTGGAACTGTTCAACGCTTCTGTCGGCTTCGACCAGAGATTGGCCGAGCAGGATATTCGCGGCTCGCTCGCGCACGTGGCGATGCTGGGCCAGCAGGGCATCCTGACCGCCGAGGAAGTGACGCAGATTCAAGGCGGCCTGAACGCCGTGCTGGCCGACATCCGCGCCGGAAATTTCGAGTGGCGGCTCGACCGTGAGGATGTCCACATGAACGTGGAAGCCGCGCTGCGTGACCGGATTGGCCCGGTGGCGGGCAAGTTGCACACGGCCCGTTCCAGAAACGACCAGGTGGCGGTGGATTTTCGCCTGTTCACCAAGGAAGCCGCGCTGGATTTGGCCGACCTGACCCGCCAGCTCCGTGCCGTGATGCTGGCCGAGGCCGAAAAGCATTTGCAGGACGAAGTCATTCTCCCCGGCTACACCCACCTGCAAGTCGCGCAGCCCATCCTGCTCTCGCACTGGTTCATGGCGTATGTGGCGATGCTGGAACGCGACGAGGGCCGTTTCCGCGACGCCGCCACCCGCATGGACGAAAGCCCGCTCGGGTCGTCGGCGCTGGCGGGCACGCCCTGGCCGCTCGATAGACATGCCACTGCTTCCGCTCTGGGCTTTGCACGGCCCACCGCCAATAGCCTGGATGGGGTGGGCAGCCGCGACTTTGCGCTGGAATTTCTGAGCGCCTGCGCGATTCTCGCCGCGCACCTCTCGCGCCTGTCGGAAGAACTGATTCTGTATTCCACCTTCGAGTTCGGCTTCATCACGCTGCCCGACTCGCACACCACCGGCTCCAGCATCATGCCGCAGAAGAAAAACCCCGACGTGTCCGAACTCGCACGCGGCAAGGCGGGGCGCGTCTTCGGCAACCTGATGGGCCTCTTGACGGTGGTCAAGGGCACGCCGCTGGCCTACAACAAGGACTTGCAGGAGGACAAGGAAGGCGTGTTCGACTCCTACGACACCCTGAGCATCGTCCTGCGCCTGTACGCCGAGATGATGCCCAAAACGGTCTGGCACGCTGAGGTCACGAAGGCAGCGGCGGCACGGGGCTACAGCACCGCCACCGATGTCGCGGATTACCTGGCGCGGGGCGGCCTGCCCTTCCGCGAGGCGCATGAGGTCGTGGGCGGTCTGGTGGGGCTGGCGAGCCGCTCTGGTCGGCAACTCTGGGAACTGACCGACGAGGAGTTGCGCTCGGCCCATCCACTCCTTTCCGCCGAAGTCGCGCAGAAACTCACCGTGGAAGAAAGCGTCCGCAGCCGCCAGAGCTACGGGGGTACTGCGCCGGAGCGGGTGAAAGAGGCGATTGAGGCGGCGAAGCGGCAGATGGCCGAAGGCTGA